The region AAACTCCCAGTATGGTATATTAAAGAGTATAACTCCCCCTATAACTGTTCCTGCATGGGCATGCATGCTTTCTGGAAAAACACCAGGAGACCTTGGAATTTATGGTTTCAGAAATAGAAAGAAAGAAGATTATAAATTAAAGGTTTTAACCTCTCATGATTTAAAATCTGATACTGTTTTGGAAATACTTTCAAGAAAAGGAAAAAGAATTATATCTATTGGAATTCCACCTTCTTATCCACCGAGACCAATTAACGGTATAAGGATTTCCTGCTTTTTAACACCAGGACCTGAAAGTAAATATGCCTATCCTGAAGAAATAAAAAGTGAAATTGAAAAAAATTTTGGTGAATATATATTTGATGCAAAGGGTTTTAGAACAGAGAAAAAAGACTGGTTAAAAAAAGAAATCTATAAATTAACAGAACAGAGATTTGAGATTGTAAAATATTTTTTAAGAAAAGAAAATTTTGATCTTTTTTTCTTTGTTGAAATGGGGACAGATAGAATTCATCACGGATTCTGGAGGTTCTTTGATAGGGAACACAAAATGTATGAAGAAAATAATGAGTACCAAGATGTAATACCGGAATATTATGCTTTCCTCGATAAAAAAATAGGAGAGATTCTTGAAATATTACCCGAGGATACATGGATAATGGTTGTTTCAGACCATGGTGCAAAAAAAATAGAGGGTTGTGTTGCTGTTAATGAACTTTTGATTAAAGAGGGTTATTTAAAATTAAAGGAAAATTTTAAAGAACAAAAGCGTCTTGAACCCGAAATGATTGATTTTAAAAAAACTTATGCATACGGTGAAGGGGGCTATTATTCAAGAGTTTTTTTAAATGTAAAAGGTAGAGATAAAGAGGGTATTTTAGATAAAAAAGATTATGAAAAAGTGAGGAAAGAGTTAAGGGAAATTTTTGAAAATTTAAAAAATGAAGATGGTAAAAATATAGGAACAAAGGCTTTTTATCCGGAGGAAATATATCCTGAAGTTAAAGGTTTTCCTCCTGATTTAATTGTTATATTCGGGGATCTTGATTACAGGAGCGTTGGTTCAGTTGGAATAAATAAAATTTTTACCCTTGAAAATGATACAGGACCTGATGATGCAAATCATTCCTATGAAGGAATTTATATTTTAAAAAGTCCTGATGGAAATCTTAAAGGCAGGAAGGATGCAGAAATTTATGATGTAGCGAATACAATTTTAAAAATATTTGATATAAGTGATGAAGAAATTATACCTTTCAGGGGTAAGAGTTTAATTTAAATACTAAAAATATAAAAATGGAAGAAAGACCAAAGTTAAGATACTTTGATGTTATTCCTGACAAAAGAGGTTTTATTGTAGTTGATCCTTTTTCAATATCAAAGGAGATGTTTTTTTCAAGGGAAAGTTTTTTGCTTTTAACACTTATTGATGGTAAAAGAACTATTTCAGATATAAAATCAGAATTTTTAAAAATGACAGGTATAATTCTCTCAAATCTTGAGATAATAAACTTTATAAAGGAACTTGACAGAAATTATCTTCTTTATAATGAAAGGTTTTTAAAAAAAGTTAATGAGGAGAAGGAGAAGATGAAAAGTTCAGAATTTAAGGAGATTAAAATTGATAATAGATTAAAAGAACTTATTGAATTTTTTAAAAATAAAAATTTAGATATAACTAAAAAAATTAAAGCAATGATAATCCCTCACATTGATCCCTTTGTTGCAAGAGAGACTTATCAAAAATTTTTTTCTATTTTAAAAAATGTAAGAGAGAAAGTAATTTTAATCTTTGGTGTTCCTCACTTCTGGTTTGAAGTTCCTTTTTCTTTATTTCCAAAAAACTTCAAAGTAAATGGTAAGATAATTGAAACAGAAATTAACTTTGTTAATAAAATAAAGGAAAAATTTGATTACGATATAACATCGGATTATTTTTCTTTTAAAAAAGAACATTCAATTGAATTTCCTGTTATTTTTACAAGTTTTCTTGAGGAGGATAAAAAAGTTCTTGCTTTTCTTGTTTCTGAAAGTAATAAGGAAAAATTAAAGGAAATAGCAAAAAAATTGTTAGAAGTTATAAAAGAATTTAAAGGAGAATTTTTCTTTATATCAAGTATTGATCTATCCCATGTAGGAAAAAAGTTTGGAGATGAAAAAAGTTATGACCCTGAAGAGATTGATATAAAATACATTGATTATCTTTTGAATCTTGAAAATGAAAAAGCTTTTGATTTTTTAGAAAAAAATGAGAACATAACAAAAATTGATGGAAAAAATACAAATTTTCTTTTTTTTG is a window of candidate division WOR-3 bacterium DNA encoding:
- a CDS encoding alkaline phosphatase family protein; amino-acid sequence: MKLFVFGLDGVPFDFFDKKLKEKTPNIQNLIENSQYGILKSITPPITVPAWACMLSGKTPGDLGIYGFRNRKKEDYKLKVLTSHDLKSDTVLEILSRKGKRIISIGIPPSYPPRPINGIRISCFLTPGPESKYAYPEEIKSEIEKNFGEYIFDAKGFRTEKKDWLKKEIYKLTEQRFEIVKYFLRKENFDLFFFVEMGTDRIHHGFWRFFDREHKMYEENNEYQDVIPEYYAFLDKKIGEILEILPEDTWIMVVSDHGAKKIEGCVAVNELLIKEGYLKLKENFKEQKRLEPEMIDFKKTYAYGEGGYYSRVFLNVKGRDKEGILDKKDYEKVRKELREIFENLKNEDGKNIGTKAFYPEEIYPEVKGFPPDLIVIFGDLDYRSVGSVGINKIFTLENDTGPDDANHSYEGIYILKSPDGNLKGRKDAEIYDVANTILKIFDISDEEIIPFRGKSLI
- the amrB gene encoding AmmeMemoRadiSam system protein B produces the protein MEERPKLRYFDVIPDKRGFIVVDPFSISKEMFFSRESFLLLTLIDGKRTISDIKSEFLKMTGIILSNLEIINFIKELDRNYLLYNERFLKKVNEEKEKMKSSEFKEIKIDNRLKELIEFFKNKNLDITKKIKAMIIPHIDPFVARETYQKFFSILKNVREKVILIFGVPHFWFEVPFSLFPKNFKVNGKIIETEINFVNKIKEKFDYDITSDYFSFKKEHSIEFPVIFTSFLEEDKKVLAFLVSESNKEKLKEIAKKLLEVIKEFKGEFFFISSIDLSHVGKKFGDEKSYDPEEIDIKYIDYLLNLENEKAFDFLEKNENITKIDGKNTNFLFFEILKDLGIKRGTLIDYKKYYEELTDSLVSYSLIVFE